GTGTGCGTGGAGGGAGCAGTGGGGACTACCGGTGGGGTTGTGTTGTCTGGTGTTTCGGCCCTACCGGCAGTGACCAGTGTATCCTGCAGGAGCCTCATCACCTCCTTCTCCTTTCCAACTTTTCTCTCCGCACTATCTGAACTCCCTGCCCCAGAGTCAACAAGTTCCTGGGCAAAACTTTCAATGCTCTCAAGAATTCTCAACAACAGTGCCCCATCCTCTTCATCTCCAGTGCCAGGTTCACTGTTCTCTCCCTGAGGAGGAGTGGGGCTTTGGGTCACCCTGGAGTTAACGCCATTCATGGCCAGGTGGCTGGCTGGTTTTTGAACCTGGTATTGAGCCATTCTGGCTTGAGTAAGAGACTCATTGGAGATAACAGCTTGTGCTCCTCCTCTCTTCCTGGTCTTAGCAGGAAGTGGAGGCTCTGTGGTTCTAGGATGGCTCATACTCTGAGAGAGATTCTCCAAGTCCATCAGTAGCTTATCAATGTCATCATTTCTGTGTGAAGTAGCTTTGGGTGTTGAGACTGTTAAAGAGGTGGAGGAAGGCCAAGTGGGAATGTAGCCAGAGCTTCCTGGCAAATGATGTGAAGAGTTATTAGTTGTGTTAGATTGGGATAAGTGCAGTTGTTGCCCCGTGATAGTTCCATTTTTGTTCTGGGTATTGTTAATCCCTCTGGTTGGCATGTGTGTCAGCTGTGAGATATGATCAGCAGTCTTTCCGATttctgcctcctcttcctcgaTATATAGCGCTTCCATGGGTGATGTCgggggagtgtgtgtgaatgatgaTGTAGGAGAGTTTCGAAGAAGGGAGGGTGAGTGTGTTGGAGAAGAACTAGAAGGCGAACATGTTACAGGTGGAGGAGATAGAGTGTGTTGGGTGGTCAAAGAAGCATGTAGTCCATTGGTAAGTGAGGTACCCTTTGGCGAAACTGAACTCTGGACTGATTTGGTATGGGTGgaatctgattttaataatgTGGACGAAGGTGAAGCTGACGAAGGAGCAGAAGTTGTTGAGTGTAAAAATTTCTTGGATATGGGAGGTGACTGCACAACGTCTTCATAGCGGGGAGGTTGTTCATTGCCAAAGATGGGAGAAAAGGGTCCCTGTTGGATGGAGTGAATAGTGTTGATCAATTCAGCGAGATCACTATGCCCACTTCCAGGTGTGCCTTGACCACCCTGCCCCGTGCCTCCCAAACTTCCAACCCCTTCCAACTCTAAAGGAAGTCTCTTAAGATAGGAGCTGAGTCGGGTCATCACAGCCCGATAAACACTGTCAGGATTTGTTCCTCCATCCTCTGGCCCTCCACCTGCCTTGCGCCTGATGCATTGTTTGATGATGTCAGTGCATTTCTTTAGGTCTTCAGAACATTTAAGCAGGATGTCAAGGCAGGCACGGATGTCCTCACCACCTGCCCCCCCACTGCCAGCCTCTGCCCTTGTCTTCTCTAGCAGTCGGGCAATTAGGTTCTCCTCTCCAAGGGTGGTGCGGTACAGTGATGCCACGGTATTTAGACTCTGGTCCAGTGATCCAATACTTGAAAGGCTGCTTGTTGAGCCATTACCCACTTTTGTGGTGGCTGACAGAGAACCAGAGCTCCCCTTTAACTTTGCTTCTTCTGCTCCATTTCCTTTCCCTAGCATAAATGGTGGCACATTTTCATCATTAGAAGTAATTATTCCATTTGTCATACTATTAGTTGCTGTGTTTGCTGTAAGACTGGAGCTGAAGTGGCCATAGATGATCTCCAGGTCAGTTGAGCGACGACTAAATGAGTCAGGGCGTACTTTACGACCTTTGCGGAGAGTAACGTGACTAGAGGAGGACAGGCGGAGCTTGTCAAAAGAAAATTCTTTGAGCTTGCCGCTGGCCAGGTTAATGGCCTCTTCAGTAATGTCCTTCAAGCTGCCAGAGCAGCTCAGGTTGCCAATAGATCCTGTGCCACTTGAGGTCTTTTTACCCCGCCATGTGGGGCTGACTTCCCCTAAAGACAAATTGTCACTGCTGCCCGCCCTCTCCAGACCACCGTTATGAACAGTATCCATGGAAATACAAAGTTTATTATGGTTAGGAAGGTGCGGAGAGATCATGTTACGGGGTTGTATGGGCGAGCTGTTGAAGTCATTGAATGTGGCATCAGGGGCAACAAGAAACTCAGAACACGTGCCACGGTGTGCAACGGTGCAGTCTAAACCTTGGGACAGCGCCCCGCATGGCCCTGCACAGTAGTGCACAGCTTGGGAGTGAGCACGTCGGTCCACCACCACGCTGTTGTAGCAGCTCACACTGCTTACAACGACACGATAGGCTGCTGCCATGGTGGccaattttttttcagaacataAGACGGTCAAAGGTaataaaatttacaacaaaCCAGAGACGTGTAACAAAGTTTCATAAAAGATCCTCTTGttaataattttcagttttaaaaagtaacacaTACATGTTCAATGGCTGAATGTCGAAATATTGCGTCTTTGATCTGATTCGTGTCATTGTCAACAGACATAATACtaacacaaaatatgaataattaataCCAGAAAAGGAAGACATATCAAAACTTTCAGAGTTAAAATATGTTCATGATTTCAAAGCTGCTGGTTTCAAAGgctttgattgtatttttttttttttttttttttggaagggcAAAGACTTCTTGTCTGAGATTCCTGGTTCTCTTAATAACAGCTGTAAGGTCCCGCCTCTCTTAACAGGCGCATTCTCCTTTTGGtctcctgcagcagctcatTAGCCACTAATGACTACCAGGGAGGAGGGTGACAAGAGAACATCCAGGAGGGTTATCACAAATACCTCCACAGAACAGCCCCAGAGGTCTCATTCAAGGCCAGGAAGGCTTTACGCTGCTCTGGCCCGTACCCATGTACAGGGAAATGGCATGTAGAGAGAGAGATCCCATTTTCTCTGCAAGACTGAAGAACACTTGCTGACTCCAACACAGCTGCAAAATAGCAGGGGACTGGCCAGAGACTCCGTCTGCTCTCTATGATGGGGCGCCTTAAGATCCCTCACTCTTGTACGCTCTTTCAAGCCCTCATGCTGTCAGCCATGTGTTCGAACGAGTATGCGCATCTGACTGCAGGACACCACCTGTGAGACAGCAAAGGATAGCAGGGAGAGAAGAtgagaaagaaggaaagtgaAAGCAGGGGAAAAAATGTGTCATTCAGAGAGATACCAAAAAGTTCACAGTAAGCATATTTGAGTGTCTCTGTGTATCATCAACACAAACCATCATCACATATGATACATTACTgacaatgtatatttttatgtctGCTTTGATAATGTCACTGGCCAGGTGCAAGATTCAGGACAGATGAAGCATCACAATAGAGCAGTTTTAAATCTGTGCATAAATTGTCAGAGCCATAGAGACAAGGCAGGATTACTGATTACTGGTGAATTTGGATTTTGAGCAAGTCAGATGAATTTGCATTATATTACTTATAGCACTTTGCTTGTTTGCATGCCAGACGCCCTTTGAGCACAACATTTTTATACACAGCAAACACTTCACTGTGTGCATCATAAAgactattaaaaacattttacctagTTATGTACTGCATATCGTATCATTTTCACATAATTTACTGTAATTATTGCACATCATAAGCTTTTCTAATGGGGTTTTTAAAGGTCCTTTGGCAAATCTCTGAGACCTTCTTGGAACAGATGTATTTACTCTGAGATTGAGATAAGGTGGAGTTTATATGCTAGGGTATCAGAGTCAAGGTgactgattttaatttgtagatttttttttcttttatttgacaaTTATACACTACTATGGATTTGTCTATTGAACAAAATGCaatcaaaatatacatttattgttataacatcacaaaatatgaaaaagttaatcatctacatatatatatatgtttatatgtaaaaaaaaatttttccccCAACAGCTGTTCTCCACCAAATGTAACATAGCAAGACATATTTCCAAATTTAGGCATACCCATTGTGGAAAAACTGACATGACTGCAGCAGTCAAAAGAAGTGAAACATTATGTAAATACCTGCATcatgccaaaaaaacaaactgactgaGCTTGACACGAGGCACTCTGCCCCATAAGTCTGCAAGCTCCATGACTTCCTTCAGACCTTATAGCACAGTTAAATGATCATGTGGCAATTTTAAATCAGAGACgaagtaaatatttaagtaaaataaagaattgGTCGTTCAGTTTTCAATGGTCATGCTTTGTCTTTGTCTGACAAAAGGATTAAAACTTCACACCAATAAAGGTGAACCACTACAGGCCAGACATGCTGGGAGACCTCCCATGATGCACTGTGACTAAGTCCACTCTGCTGTTTTGGTGATTTATCCTCTCTGTCTTCTGTCTGC
This is a stretch of genomic DNA from Gambusia affinis linkage group LG16, SWU_Gaff_1.0, whole genome shotgun sequence. It encodes these proteins:
- the ppp2r3a gene encoding serine/threonine-protein phosphatase 2A regulatory subunit B'' subunit alpha isoform X1 — translated: MAAAYRVVVSSVSCYNSVVVDRRAHSQAVHYCAGPCGALSQGLDCTVAHRGTCSEFLVAPDATFNDFNSSPIQPRNMISPHLPNHNKLCISMDTVHNGGLERAGSSDNLSLGEVSPTWRGKKTSSGTGSIGNLSCSGSLKDITEEAINLASGKLKEFSFDKLRLSSSSHVTLRKGRKVRPDSFSRRSTDLEIIYGHFSSSLTANTATNSMTNGIITSNDENVPPFMLGKGNGAEEAKLKGSSGSLSATTKVGNGSTSSLSSIGSLDQSLNTVASLYRTTLGEENLIARLLEKTRAEAGSGGAGGEDIRACLDILLKCSEDLKKCTDIIKQCIRRKAGGGPEDGGTNPDSVYRAVMTRLSSYLKRLPLELEGVGSLGGTGQGGQGTPGSGHSDLAELINTIHSIQQGPFSPIFGNEQPPRYEDVVQSPPISKKFLHSTTSAPSSASPSSTLLKSDSTHTKSVQSSVSPKGTSLTNGLHASLTTQHTLSPPPVTCSPSSSSPTHSPSLLRNSPTSSFTHTPPTSPMEALYIEEEEAEIGKTADHISQLTHMPTRGINNTQNKNGTITGQQLHLSQSNTTNNSSHHLPGSSGYIPTWPSSTSLTVSTPKATSHRNDDIDKLLMDLENLSQSMSHPRTTEPPLPAKTRKRGGAQAVISNESLTQARMAQYQVQKPASHLAMNGVNSRVTQSPTPPQGENSEPGTGDEEDGALLLRILESIESFAQELVDSGAGSSDSAERKVGKEKEVMRLLQDTLVTAGRAETPDNTTPPVVPTAPSTHTAIVQPVASNHTQENPPKVLSALAFISAASEVACNAAVESEPRTTSDADPENLSKSVPDETTETPTVEVRSESPPASGAYTAGNLQDCTLEDEPAPAVSVEEPSSVAISATEDAVIADGEPLASTNTGSTLLIQQTPEVIRLQPKLEKKPGTPPPAPPATTASPPPTPRSPSPPPSPVIITPPPPAVNIPRFYYPRGLPALGPTANHDATIAAIETAFAEFEEEKADIYEMGKIAKVCGCPLYWKAAMFYAAGGERTGFVSVHSFVATWRKLLHSCHDDSSRFIYLLSKPGLTYLEQEDFIPLLQDIVDTHPGLTFLKDAPEFHSRYITTVIQRIFYVVNRSWTGRVTMTELRRSNFLQTLALLEEEDDINQITDYFSYEHFYVIYCKFWELDTDHDLYIDPKDLSRYNDHASSNRIIDRLFSGAVTRGNAVQREGRMSYAEFVWFLLSEEDKKNPTSIEYWYRCMDVDGDGVLSMFELEYFYEEQCERMERMGIEPLPFQDLLCQMLDLVKPENPGKITLSDLKRCRMAHIFFDTFFNLEKYLDHEQRDPFAVQKDIDSEGPEPSDWDKYAAEEYEILVAEETANEQLHEGTFDDDYESEELQVPGEIGNKMEKLVISDLSA